From a single Granulicella aggregans genomic region:
- a CDS encoding cation:proton antiporter, whose product MTLLLIQMAVVLLTALACGWVARRLGQARVIGEIVGGILVGPSILGRFAPHVSARLFPQSSLASFEILSTIGLVLFLFLIGSELDYEHLRRQRSTALLASAMSILFPFLMAVMVAHYLRIRFAPDGIGNIPFVLFLGISMSITAFPVLARILEERGLQSTPLGATALMCAAVDDVCAWLLLALGLTLLPHAGEATPLTMRFLWLGIYLAVMLVVVRPLGSWVARRQSEAGLSYETLGVVVATVLASAAATEAIGIHPLFGAFLAGICFPRIERWQTAVRTRLDTITSILLLPLFFALTGMRTRLDLLSGTSIWLWTAVVLAAAVAGKMGGAIIASRLTGQSWRDAMALGALLNTRGLVELIVLNIAYNAHVFSPTLFTMLVVMALVTTMITSPILNLIGIENRNQGTRDLAMMPNRAQSDVSPGEAA is encoded by the coding sequence TGGCTTGCGGGTGGGTCGCGCGGAGACTCGGACAGGCTCGGGTGATCGGCGAAATCGTGGGTGGAATCCTGGTGGGCCCGTCAATTCTTGGCAGGTTCGCACCACATGTCTCGGCTCGGCTGTTTCCTCAAAGTTCGCTCGCTTCCTTTGAGATCCTCAGCACCATCGGCCTTGTCTTATTTCTGTTCTTGATCGGCAGCGAACTGGACTATGAACATCTGCGCAGGCAGCGCTCCACGGCGCTTCTCGCCAGCGCTATGAGCATCCTCTTTCCTTTCCTGATGGCCGTGATGGTCGCCCATTACCTGCGGATCCGGTTCGCACCGGACGGGATTGGCAATATCCCATTCGTACTCTTCCTCGGCATCTCCATGAGCATCACCGCGTTCCCCGTGCTCGCTCGAATTCTGGAAGAAAGGGGCCTGCAGTCCACGCCTCTCGGAGCCACGGCACTGATGTGCGCCGCCGTGGACGACGTCTGCGCGTGGCTCCTCCTCGCGTTAGGACTGACGCTTCTTCCCCATGCTGGGGAGGCGACGCCGCTCACCATGCGCTTTCTATGGCTCGGCATTTACCTAGCGGTGATGCTCGTCGTCGTCAGGCCGCTCGGCAGCTGGGTCGCTCGACGCCAGAGCGAGGCAGGTCTTTCGTATGAAACACTCGGTGTCGTCGTGGCGACTGTCCTCGCCTCGGCGGCGGCGACAGAGGCAATCGGAATCCATCCGCTCTTCGGAGCGTTTCTGGCCGGCATATGCTTCCCTCGCATTGAGAGATGGCAGACTGCGGTGCGCACTCGCCTCGACACGATTACGTCGATTCTCCTGCTGCCGCTGTTTTTCGCGCTCACCGGGATGCGCACCCGGCTCGATCTGCTCTCCGGTACTAGCATCTGGCTCTGGACCGCTGTCGTGTTGGCGGCTGCGGTGGCGGGCAAGATGGGGGGCGCGATCATCGCCTCCAGGCTGACTGGCCAGTCATGGCGGGATGCAATGGCGCTGGGAGCGTTGCTCAACACACGCGGTCTGGTCGAGTTGATCGTGTTGAATATCGCTTATAACGCGCACGTCTTTTCGCCCACTTTGTTCACGATGCTCGTCGTGATGGCCCTGGTGACCACCATGATTACGAGTCCGATACTCAACCTGATCGGCATTGAAAACCGCAATCAGGGAACGCGCGATCTGGCGATGATGCCGAACCGTGCGCAATCCGACGTTTCGCCCGGTGAAGCAGCCTGA